A section of the Flavobacterium ardleyense genome encodes:
- a CDS encoding methyltransferase, whose product MDKSFWESRWQEKNTGWDIGYANPAISNFMEQYPNKGAAILIAGCGNAYEAEFLLKNGFTNITLIDIAETAVKNLQEKFKVEKSIRILCEDYFEHNDTYDVLIEQTFFCAINPIQRADYAQKAHSLLNDNGILMGVLFNREFDKAGPPFGGTAEEYLEYFKPYFDLKIFETCHSSVPQRQGSELFIHLIKK is encoded by the coding sequence ATGGACAAATCATTTTGGGAATCGCGATGGCAGGAAAAAAATACCGGTTGGGATATAGGATATGCAAATCCTGCCATTTCCAATTTTATGGAGCAGTATCCAAATAAAGGCGCTGCCATTTTAATAGCAGGTTGTGGAAATGCATACGAAGCGGAGTTTTTACTCAAGAACGGATTTACGAATATTACTCTTATCGATATTGCCGAAACTGCAGTTAAAAATCTTCAAGAGAAATTTAAAGTAGAAAAATCCATTCGTATTCTCTGCGAGGATTATTTTGAGCACAATGATACTTACGATGTTTTGATAGAGCAAACATTTTTCTGCGCAATCAATCCAATTCAAAGAGCTGATTATGCTCAGAAAGCGCATTCATTATTAAATGACAACGGCATTTTGATGGGAGTTCTCTTCAATCGAGAATTTGATAAAGCAGGCCCACCTTTTGGAGGTACAGCAGAGGAATATCTCGAATACTTCAAACCGTATTTTGACTTAAAAATATTCGAAACTTGCCACAGTAGTGTTCCACAACGTCAAGGATCGGAATTGTTTATCCACTTGATCAAAAAATAA
- a CDS encoding rhodanese-like domain-containing protein, with amino-acid sequence MGLLSMIFGKKDNSELKDAIANKAFVVDVRSPGEFNGGSVKGAVNIPLDQINNNIAKFKGKKQVVVFCRSGMRSGQAKSILERNGIENVINGGGINNMYTALSS; translated from the coding sequence ATGGGATTACTTTCAATGATATTTGGAAAAAAAGATAATTCCGAGCTTAAAGATGCTATTGCAAACAAAGCTTTTGTAGTAGATGTTCGGAGTCCGGGAGAATTTAATGGTGGATCTGTGAAAGGTGCTGTAAATATTCCTTTGGATCAGATTAATAATAATATCGCGAAATTTAAAGGCAAGAAGCAAGTAGTTGTTTTTTGCCGAAGCGGAATGCGAAGCGGTCAAGCTAAATCTATCTTGGAACGCAACGGAATAGAAAATGTGATTAATGGTGGCGGAATAAATAATATGTATACTGCATTGAGTTCGTAA